A region of Planktomarina temperata RCA23 DNA encodes the following proteins:
- the regB gene encoding sensor histidine kinase RegB, giving the protein MSQSRIGYIDQNARSNWMRLRTLVTVRWVAITGQILALSVGHELYGLSLALGPCSAVIGLSILANIFAVLIFPDNRRLSEAETVLTLLFDTLQLSLLLAFTGGLNNPFALLILAPVTIAATVLPTRSTLLLAFCAVVMTTTVALVHLPLRTANGGLLEMPLVFVFGFWVAIVTGIIFISIYTRRVTTEMTSMSEALLATQMALAREQKLTDLGGVVAATAHELGTPLATIKLVSAELMEELKDTEPLHADAQLIREQAERCGAILRSMGRAGKEDLHLRTTLWSALVREAAEPHLDRGKTVTFAFEDNLEADPDQPQTFRKPEVIHGLRNLIQNAVDFSQSQVRVDIRWSKDSLAVKISDDGRGYAPQVINRIGDPFVRRRNRTSTHGARPGYDGMGLGLFIAKTLLERSGADLEFFNGTKRDPLRGAIVTSTWPRHKLEAKDEPVGENQQIKIE; this is encoded by the coding sequence ATGTCACAGTCCAGAATAGGCTATATTGACCAAAATGCCCGCAGCAACTGGATGCGCTTGCGCACATTGGTGACCGTGCGTTGGGTGGCGATCACCGGGCAAATATTGGCGCTGAGTGTTGGGCACGAGCTTTATGGCCTCTCCTTGGCCCTTGGCCCCTGCTCTGCGGTCATTGGCCTGTCGATCCTCGCCAATATTTTTGCGGTTCTCATCTTCCCTGACAATCGTCGTCTGTCTGAAGCGGAAACGGTTTTAACCTTGCTGTTCGACACGCTGCAACTCTCGTTGCTTTTGGCTTTCACCGGCGGGCTCAACAATCCCTTTGCCCTTCTCATTCTGGCCCCCGTCACCATCGCCGCCACGGTTCTACCCACCCGCTCAACGCTTCTTTTGGCCTTTTGTGCGGTGGTCATGACCACCACCGTTGCATTGGTTCACCTGCCCCTGCGCACTGCGAATGGGGGGCTACTTGAAATGCCTTTGGTGTTTGTGTTCGGATTTTGGGTGGCCATTGTCACAGGTATCATTTTTATCTCGATCTATACCCGGCGCGTGACCACAGAGATGACCTCGATGTCAGAGGCCCTTCTGGCCACGCAGATGGCCCTGGCGCGGGAGCAAAAGCTCACCGACCTGGGCGGCGTTGTGGCAGCCACGGCCCATGAGTTGGGCACGCCGCTCGCCACGATAAAATTGGTCAGCGCCGAATTGATGGAAGAATTGAAAGACACAGAACCCCTGCATGCCGACGCCCAGCTTATCCGAGAACAGGCCGAACGATGCGGCGCGATTCTCCGATCCATGGGGCGCGCGGGAAAAGAAGATCTGCATCTGCGCACCACGCTGTGGTCTGCTCTTGTTCGAGAGGCCGCAGAGCCGCACCTGGACCGCGGAAAGACCGTCACCTTCGCTTTTGAAGACAACCTTGAGGCCGATCCTGATCAACCCCAAACCTTCCGCAAACCCGAGGTGATCCATGGCCTGCGCAATTTAATTCAAAACGCAGTGGATTTTTCCCAATCCCAGGTGCGGGTGGACATCCGTTGGAGCAAGGACAGTTTGGCCGTGAAAATTTCTGACGACGGTCGCGGATATGCGCCACAGGTCATCAATCGCATTGGCGATCCCTTTGTCCGCCGCCGCAATCGAACTTCTACGCATGGTGCCCGCCCCGGATACGACGGCATGGGGCTTGGATTGTTTATCGCAAAAACCCTCCTCGAAAGATCCGGCGCAGATTTGGAATTTTTCAATGGCACAAAGAGAGATCCCCTTCGCGGGGCCATCGTGACCAGCACCTGGCCGCGCCACAAGCTGGAAGCCAAAGATGAACCGGTCGGTGAAAACCAACAGATAAAAATTGAATGA
- a CDS encoding PAS domain-containing protein, with product MLGIVEQNLLISGLVFLATLIAMSSGYALLRNNLSGAAQALRAYHTPRSNTPRSDSSDDHRPNPAELHPHPIWITSHDRQVTWGNNAFKTSESDFVATCKHWLSIGQTEGRIQAHSGAGSICWYDITAQLQDHETLWFASPVDGEVRAEASRREFIQTMSKTFAQLSTGLAIFDRKRTLIHFNPALLDITGLDFESLSLKPDLATFLDTLRGKGFLPEPKDYNDWRDQLAKLESAAENGSYRDVWEPRDGVTYRVSGKPHPDGAIAFLLEDISAETAHAREARAELCLLENALNAVTTPHVIFDGLGAYVRSNPAFQSIWPELAHKKSAEKSLSGCLPLWQKQMSPHGAWEKCAQRSWAVAIERVGKRFYLQKRAGRSSCNVRHWPIVTRSLNLDQVISRRSSPISNQ from the coding sequence GTGTTGGGAATCGTAGAACAAAATTTGCTGATCTCGGGCTTGGTGTTTCTTGCAACACTTATAGCAATGTCGTCAGGCTATGCCTTGCTGCGCAACAACCTAAGCGGTGCGGCGCAGGCCTTGCGAGCCTACCACACACCCCGAAGCAACACCCCACGCTCCGACAGCTCAGATGACCACCGGCCCAATCCAGCCGAGCTGCATCCGCACCCCATCTGGATTACCAGCCATGATCGGCAGGTCACATGGGGCAATAACGCGTTTAAAACCAGCGAATCAGATTTCGTGGCTACCTGCAAACATTGGCTCTCAATCGGCCAAACCGAAGGGCGGATACAAGCACACAGCGGCGCGGGGAGTATCTGTTGGTACGACATCACCGCCCAACTGCAGGATCATGAAACCCTCTGGTTCGCCAGCCCCGTTGACGGTGAGGTTCGCGCCGAGGCATCACGTCGCGAATTCATACAAACCATGTCTAAGACCTTTGCCCAGCTCTCAACGGGCCTGGCCATTTTTGACCGCAAGCGCACGCTCATCCACTTTAATCCCGCGCTTTTGGATATCACCGGTTTGGATTTTGAATCGCTCAGCTTAAAGCCCGATTTGGCCACTTTCCTTGATACACTCCGCGGCAAGGGGTTTTTGCCCGAACCCAAAGATTATAATGATTGGCGCGACCAGCTGGCCAAGCTCGAATCCGCCGCTGAAAACGGCAGCTACCGCGACGTTTGGGAGCCAAGAGACGGAGTCACCTATCGCGTTTCGGGAAAACCACATCCAGACGGGGCAATTGCGTTTTTGCTCGAAGACATCAGTGCCGAAACCGCGCACGCCCGCGAAGCCCGTGCGGAGCTCTGCCTTTTGGAAAACGCACTCAATGCGGTCACCACTCCTCACGTGATTTTTGATGGGCTTGGCGCCTATGTACGCTCGAACCCCGCATTTCAATCCATTTGGCCGGAACTCGCACACAAAAAGAGTGCGGAAAAGTCCCTGTCCGGCTGCCTTCCGCTTTGGCAAAAGCAGATGTCACCGCATGGCGCTTGGGAAAAATGCGCGCAACGGTCCTGGGCTGTGGCGATCGAAAGGGTTGGAAAGCGGTTTTATCTTCAAAAGAGGGCCGGCCGTTCGAGCTGCAATGTACGCCACTGGCCAATCGTCACACGCTCATTGAACTTGGACCAAGTAATAAGCCGGCGATCGTCACCCATCAGCAATCAGTAG
- a CDS encoding aminoglycoside phosphotransferase family protein, translated as MNRSADIHAFLEAAGWGMAQRAPLAGDAGNRKYERLSHPQKGLSILMDADPASGENIRPFLNIAAHLKSCGLSSPEVYDANRDLGLIFLEDFGDQLLFDVAIASPELEYPLYKMCLDALERLHQTPPPPNVGSYFPQDMAQATEITLPWYCSPDLAAAITAELINQLNSLDWTHPVLVLRDFHAQNIVYRPEQSGLAQIGLLDFQDAQLGHPLYDAASLIHDARRSLHPDVERRLKDALAQTYAGSDNFHHALSTLSAQRNLRVLALFARLCLRDGKPGYLKLMPHVWNNLWRDLSHPHLSNLFRICQSLPEPTPKRQSELRAKCASRPTS; from the coding sequence ATGAACCGCAGCGCAGATATTCATGCCTTCCTAGAAGCCGCCGGTTGGGGCATGGCGCAGCGCGCGCCATTGGCTGGAGATGCCGGCAATCGAAAATATGAACGCCTGAGCCACCCCCAAAAGGGCCTGTCCATATTGATGGATGCTGACCCTGCCAGTGGAGAAAATATCAGGCCTTTTCTGAACATTGCCGCGCATCTGAAAAGCTGTGGCCTTTCCTCCCCTGAGGTTTATGACGCGAATCGCGATCTAGGGCTTATCTTCCTGGAGGATTTTGGCGATCAGCTGCTTTTTGATGTCGCCATTGCCAGCCCAGAGCTCGAATACCCACTCTACAAAATGTGCCTCGACGCTCTCGAACGACTGCACCAGACGCCGCCACCGCCGAATGTTGGATCCTATTTTCCGCAAGATATGGCGCAGGCCACTGAGATCACCCTACCATGGTATTGCAGCCCGGACCTCGCGGCGGCCATTACAGCTGAACTGATCAATCAATTGAACAGCCTTGACTGGACACATCCCGTGCTCGTCCTGCGTGATTTCCATGCACAAAATATCGTCTATCGACCCGAGCAATCCGGACTGGCCCAAATTGGGCTCTTGGACTTTCAAGATGCCCAACTTGGCCACCCGCTGTATGACGCCGCTTCGCTCATCCACGATGCCCGGCGCAGTTTACATCCCGACGTTGAACGTCGGCTGAAAGATGCGCTGGCCCAAACCTACGCGGGTTCTGATAATTTTCATCATGCATTGTCCACCCTCAGCGCCCAGCGCAACCTCAGAGTCCTTGCCCTATTTGCACGGCTGTGTCTTAGAGATGGCAAGCCCGGTTACCTTAAGTTGATGCCACATGTTTGGAACAACCTTTGGCGCGATTTATCCCATCCGCATCTGTCCAATTTGTTCCGCATCTGCCAATCCCTTCCCGAACCCACACCAAAACGACAATCAGAATTGAGAGCAAAATGCGCCAGCCGCCCCACGAGCTGA
- a CDS encoding nucleotidyltransferase family protein, which translates to MLFAAGFGSRMQPLTADLPKPLITVAGTSLLDRTLRLAEAGGITKTVVNTHYLGEKIAKHLENCPVQVLHEPNILDTGGGLKNASPLFDGPAVFTSNSDAIWSGPNPFAHLAQNWQDDCDALLLCAPVNQIIGRAAPGDFSISQDAIVTRGGDFVYLGVQIIRLETVQHIREPQFSLNIIWDALMAKNTLRACLYPGQWCDIGKPENIALGEKLLGTSHV; encoded by the coding sequence ATGCTATTTGCTGCCGGTTTTGGCAGTCGCATGCAGCCACTCACCGCTGATCTCCCAAAGCCGCTGATCACCGTGGCTGGGACAAGCCTGCTTGATCGAACATTAAGGCTCGCGGAGGCCGGCGGGATCACCAAAACCGTGGTCAACACCCATTATCTTGGCGAAAAGATCGCAAAGCATTTGGAAAATTGCCCTGTTCAAGTGCTGCATGAACCCAATATTCTCGACACCGGCGGTGGGCTTAAAAATGCCAGCCCATTATTTGATGGGCCAGCAGTTTTCACCAGCAACAGCGACGCCATATGGTCTGGCCCCAATCCTTTCGCTCACCTCGCTCAAAATTGGCAAGACGACTGCGATGCATTACTGCTCTGTGCACCCGTAAACCAAATCATCGGCCGCGCGGCACCGGGGGACTTCTCCATTTCTCAGGATGCAATAGTGACCCGAGGCGGGGATTTTGTGTACCTCGGCGTTCAGATTATCCGGCTGGAGACAGTCCAACATATTCGTGAGCCCCAGTTTTCGCTCAATATCATTTGGGATGCGTTAATGGCGAAGAATACTCTACGCGCCTGCCTCTATCCTGGGCAATGGTGCGACATCGGCAAGCCTGAGAACATCGCCCTAGGTGAGAAATTGCTGGGCACCAGCCATGTTTGA
- the addB gene encoding double-strand break repair protein AddB, giving the protein MFEDRPKFRVYGTYAGQAFPDTLLEGLSTRLQGAAPEDWARVEVYVNTRRMQRRLAELFLQGPARLMPKFHLVTDLAHDPLLTDLPMPVPTLKRRLEIAQLVRKLIQRVEGLAPASAVFDLANSLAGLMDEMQGEGIAPDVIEGLDISDFSGHWERALQFISIVQRYFEGGEAPDEEARQRASVLALTQRWQENPPDHPILVAGSTGSRGTTFHLMTAVAGLPQGAVVLPGFDFDMPRRVWAQLSDPKTSEDHPQYRFSRLLNALELTSDHVIPWTAAEPQAAARNRLVSLALRPAPVTHHWRQEGPHLTKLDQATQDITWLEAPNQRVEAKAIALRLRQAAELGQTAAVITPDRNLTRRISTALAAWNITPDDSAGIPLNLTAPGRFLLHVLDLAQSQLTSETLLVLLKHPLTHSGSERGQHLRNTRELELYLRRSGPAFLTAQALLQWAEKEDHYRPWVDWINANVFDQWPQGPQPLENWVTHHRKLAEGLSAGLVGEDGELWEQAPGRDTKAVIENLTRYAPAAGDVELIDYTAILRGVLSAGQTRDQNHVHSNILIWGTLEARVQSADLVILAGLNDGTWPEPPAPDPWLNRSLRLQAGLLLPERRIGLSAHDFQQAIGAKAVWLTRSLRSDDAETVPSRWLNRIENLLNGLEKPDDASWMDHMRARGNEWLGKVKALEEPQVAPLSIRPSVAPPVASRPERLAVTDIKHLIRDPYAIYARRVLNLRRLDPLTKSPDAPLRGTLIHDLLEAFLKTGPWTNAEVAKATLLTLAEERFQSTVPWPAARRMWLARVVRFAEWFVTHEMKRQARILSTKTEIEGDVNLSELNFTLAGTADRIDLLNDGTAHIYDYKTGKPPSPAQQLHFDKQLLLEVEILRRGGFPGLGPLKVAGATYIGLDNAPSELPAPIDETDVWSDFSKLIRAYQSPEQGYAARRAMLKADDASDYDHLARYGEWSTNQRATVIKVSK; this is encoded by the coding sequence ATGTTTGAGGATCGGCCAAAATTTCGGGTTTATGGCACCTATGCAGGTCAAGCCTTCCCCGACACATTGCTTGAGGGTTTAAGCACCCGGTTGCAGGGGGCCGCTCCAGAAGACTGGGCGCGGGTTGAGGTCTATGTCAACACGCGGCGCATGCAGCGACGGTTGGCCGAGCTATTTTTGCAAGGCCCAGCGCGCCTAATGCCAAAGTTTCATTTGGTCACAGATTTGGCGCATGACCCGCTGTTGACAGATCTACCAATGCCAGTTCCAACTTTGAAACGCAGGTTGGAAATTGCACAGCTGGTACGCAAATTGATTCAACGCGTTGAAGGGCTGGCGCCCGCAAGCGCAGTCTTTGATTTGGCCAATAGCCTGGCGGGTTTGATGGATGAAATGCAGGGGGAAGGCATCGCCCCCGACGTCATTGAGGGTCTCGATATTTCCGATTTCTCAGGTCATTGGGAACGCGCTCTGCAATTTATCTCTATCGTACAACGCTATTTTGAAGGCGGCGAAGCCCCAGATGAGGAAGCCCGACAGCGGGCCAGTGTTTTGGCCCTCACCCAGCGCTGGCAAGAAAACCCTCCAGATCATCCGATCTTAGTGGCGGGCTCAACCGGGTCCCGCGGCACGACTTTTCATCTGATGACAGCAGTGGCCGGGTTGCCGCAGGGCGCCGTGGTCTTGCCAGGATTTGATTTCGACATGCCGCGCCGGGTTTGGGCCCAGCTGTCTGATCCGAAAACCAGCGAAGATCATCCGCAATATCGATTTTCGCGCCTGCTAAATGCCTTGGAGCTCACATCGGATCACGTCATCCCCTGGACCGCAGCGGAACCACAGGCGGCCGCGCGCAATCGGCTGGTGTCCTTAGCTTTGCGCCCTGCTCCTGTGACTCATCACTGGCGACAAGAAGGGCCACATCTGACAAAGCTTGATCAAGCCACGCAAGACATCACCTGGCTGGAAGCGCCAAACCAAAGAGTCGAGGCTAAGGCCATTGCGCTGCGACTGCGGCAGGCCGCCGAATTGGGGCAAACCGCTGCGGTGATAACCCCAGATCGTAATTTGACCCGGCGAATATCAACAGCGCTGGCTGCATGGAACATCACTCCAGATGACAGCGCTGGGATTCCCTTGAACCTCACCGCGCCGGGGCGGTTTTTGTTGCATGTGTTGGATCTGGCACAATCACAACTCACCTCGGAAACCCTATTGGTTTTGCTGAAACATCCGCTCACCCATTCTGGTTCAGAACGCGGCCAACATCTGCGCAACACGCGCGAACTCGAGCTTTATCTGCGGCGCAGCGGTCCGGCCTTTCTCACAGCGCAAGCGCTCTTACAGTGGGCAGAAAAAGAAGATCATTACCGCCCATGGGTGGATTGGATCAACGCCAACGTCTTTGATCAATGGCCCCAAGGACCGCAGCCGCTGGAAAACTGGGTCACGCACCACCGCAAGCTTGCAGAGGGGCTGTCCGCTGGTCTTGTCGGAGAAGATGGCGAGCTGTGGGAACAAGCGCCCGGGCGCGACACGAAAGCCGTAATCGAGAACCTCACAAGATATGCCCCGGCCGCGGGCGATGTAGAGCTCATAGACTATACCGCCATTTTGCGCGGTGTTTTGAGTGCTGGTCAAACCCGCGACCAAAATCATGTGCATTCAAATATCCTAATTTGGGGCACGTTGGAGGCGCGCGTGCAAAGCGCTGATCTTGTAATTCTTGCGGGATTAAATGACGGCACCTGGCCCGAGCCCCCTGCTCCAGATCCCTGGCTCAACCGCAGTTTGCGGCTGCAAGCCGGTCTGCTTTTGCCCGAGCGCCGAATTGGTTTGTCAGCACATGATTTTCAACAGGCCATTGGCGCCAAAGCCGTTTGGCTCACCCGATCCTTAAGATCAGATGATGCGGAAACCGTGCCCTCCCGCTGGCTCAACCGCATTGAAAATCTGTTGAACGGGCTTGAGAAACCAGATGACGCCTCTTGGATGGATCACATGCGCGCCCGAGGCAATGAATGGCTTGGAAAAGTTAAAGCCCTGGAGGAGCCGCAAGTCGCGCCGCTGAGCATCAGACCTTCGGTTGCGCCACCGGTGGCATCCCGGCCCGAAAGATTGGCCGTCACAGACATCAAGCACTTGATCCGTGATCCCTATGCGATCTATGCTAGGCGCGTCTTGAATCTACGGCGCCTAGACCCGTTGACCAAATCTCCCGATGCCCCGCTGCGCGGCACACTTATTCATGACCTTTTGGAAGCATTTTTGAAAACGGGCCCCTGGACCAATGCGGAGGTTGCCAAAGCCACACTCCTAACCCTAGCGGAAGAGCGGTTTCAAAGCACCGTGCCTTGGCCCGCCGCGCGCAGAATGTGGCTGGCCCGAGTGGTCCGATTTGCTGAGTGGTTCGTGACACATGAAATGAAGCGCCAGGCGCGCATCCTCTCGACCAAGACGGAAATTGAGGGTGACGTTAATTTGTCAGAGCTCAATTTTACCCTCGCAGGCACGGCCGATCGGATTGACCTCTTGAACGATGGCACCGCCCATATTTACGACTATAAAACAGGCAAGCCGCCAAGCCCGGCACAACAATTACATTTTGACAAACAGCTCCTACTGGAAGTTGAGATCCTGCGGCGCGGTGGATTTCCTGGATTGGGACCGCTCAAAGTGGCTGGCGCAACCTATATCGGCCTTGATAATGCGCCCAGTGAGCTGCCTGCACCTATAGATGAGACTGACGTGTGGTCGGATTTTTCCAAATTAATCCGCGCCTATCAATCTCCTGAACAAGGCTATGCCGCGCGGCGCGCGATGCTGAAAGCAGATGATGCGTCCGATTATGACCACCTGGCCCGCTACGGTGAATGGAGCACCAACCAGCGCGCCACAGTCATCAAGGTGTCAAAATGA